A genomic segment from Agrobacterium vitis encodes:
- a CDS encoding ring-cleaving dioxygenase: MAHGIHHVTAIAGPARRNLDFYTRVLGQRFVKKTVNFDDPGTYHFYFGDEAGNPGTIMTFFPWEHAAPGRLGIGETQETGYRVPKSSLGFWTHRFIEQGVVHEKIEQRFGQTVLPFKDPDGMRLALVGIEDIEQEAAWAAPGIPAEHALRGFHGVTLLLDKIDATAAVLTDVFGFEQQGKEGYVTRYHVPGTDIGGVVDLRAAGEFLPARPGAGSVHHVAFRAKDDAEQAEMAEKLRKNHGLQTTEQKDRDYFRSIYFRSPGGVLFEIATLDPGFAVDEPAATLGQALKLPKGLEGFRAKIEGMLPDLGDLSVAQQD, encoded by the coding sequence ATGGCACATGGCATTCATCACGTCACAGCAATTGCTGGCCCAGCGCGCCGCAATCTCGATTTCTACACGCGGGTTCTCGGCCAGCGCTTTGTCAAAAAGACTGTCAATTTCGACGATCCCGGCACCTATCACTTCTATTTCGGCGATGAGGCCGGCAATCCCGGCACGATCATGACCTTCTTCCCCTGGGAACATGCCGCACCGGGCCGCCTCGGCATCGGTGAAACCCAGGAAACAGGTTACCGGGTTCCCAAATCCTCCCTGGGGTTTTGGACGCATCGCTTTATCGAACAGGGCGTCGTGCATGAAAAGATCGAGCAGCGCTTTGGCCAGACAGTCCTGCCTTTCAAGGACCCAGACGGGATGCGGCTTGCCCTGGTCGGCATTGAAGACATCGAACAAGAAGCCGCCTGGGCAGCCCCCGGCATTCCGGCAGAGCATGCGTTGCGGGGATTTCACGGGGTGACGCTGCTGCTGGACAAGATCGACGCAACCGCTGCTGTCCTGACCGATGTGTTCGGCTTTGAACAGCAGGGCAAGGAAGGCTATGTCACCCGGTATCATGTGCCTGGCACTGATATCGGTGGGGTGGTGGATCTGCGCGCTGCCGGTGAATTTTTGCCCGCCCGGCCAGGTGCCGGCTCGGTCCATCACGTTGCCTTCAGAGCAAAGGACGATGCCGAACAGGCGGAAATGGCTGAAAAACTGCGCAAGAACCACGGCTTGCAGACAACGGAACAGAAAGACCGGGACTATTTCCGCTCGATCTATTTCCGCTCTCCGGGCGGCGTGTTGTTCGAAATCGCCACGCTCGACCCCGGCTTTGCCGTCGATGAACCCGCGGCAACCTTGGGTCAGGCACTGAAGCTGCCGAAGGGCCTGGAAGGTTTCCGGGCCAAGATTGAGGGGATGCTACCCGATCTCGGCGATCTCAGCGTCGCTCAGCAGGACTAG